One stretch of Saccharopolyspora erythraea DNA includes these proteins:
- a CDS encoding GNAT family N-acetyltransferase translates to MEHPREELATGPVTLRRWRADDRDRLHRAVNEAIHTLRPWLPWVANGYDLDAAEQFLAHAEAGWKSGEEFDYAVTIDGAIVGGVGLMRRIGPGGVEIGYWLHPDHTGQGIITRAVAALVDEAFALPYVDHLQIRHDRANTASSGIPRRLGFTETEHRTKDPERPSQSGVEVVWERRNPDALT, encoded by the coding sequence GTGGAGCATCCGAGGGAGGAACTGGCCACCGGCCCGGTGACGCTGCGCCGCTGGCGCGCCGATGACCGCGACCGGCTGCACCGCGCGGTCAACGAAGCCATCCACACCCTGCGCCCCTGGCTGCCCTGGGTCGCCAACGGCTACGACCTCGACGCCGCCGAGCAGTTCCTCGCCCACGCCGAAGCCGGCTGGAAAAGCGGCGAGGAGTTCGACTACGCCGTCACCATCGACGGCGCCATCGTCGGCGGCGTCGGACTGATGCGCCGCATCGGCCCCGGCGGCGTGGAGATCGGCTACTGGCTGCACCCCGACCACACCGGCCAGGGCATCATCACCCGCGCGGTCGCCGCACTCGTCGACGAGGCGTTCGCGCTGCCTTACGTGGACCACCTGCAGATCCGCCACGACCGCGCCAACACCGCCAGCAGCGGTATCCCCCGGCGCCTGGGCTTCACCGAGACCGAGCACCGGACCAAAGACCCCGAACGCCCCTCCCAAAGCGGCGTCGAGGTCGTGTGGGAGCGCAGAAACCCCGACGCACTCACCTGA
- a CDS encoding CPBP family intramembrane glutamic endopeptidase, which yields MNPNYDRFPSSPTSRSADAFRTAPDVGAVRTSPHAPADPAVPHPRRRGPRPLPPGVEYHRVLAGEKRRIGRGILAIVLLVAGMFVFSFIIAQAAASIDTRMGRTNPTLGGTDFTPLYQGAGLFSVALLIPWSMLIQRWLYGVRGASMHSVVSRFRLDVFGRALLFIGPVWLVNSVFLAVAMPGKQTYWSFADLVGMVAVTLLLTPVQAAGEEYGFRGLVFRVAGSWGRGPRTALIIGVLTSSLVFMAVHLSTDPWLNLWYFTLGAGPAVITWRTGGIETGVVVHALNNTLSLLLATAVHVDLVAPLLDRSAGAGSPALLIPCLTLVSITAVVWLRTRTTGPALTPVDPRSVRV from the coding sequence ATGAACCCCAACTACGACCGTTTCCCTTCGTCTCCGACCTCGCGATCGGCCGACGCGTTCCGCACGGCCCCGGACGTGGGAGCGGTGCGGACATCTCCGCACGCACCGGCCGATCCGGCCGTGCCGCACCCGCGCCGTCGCGGTCCGCGGCCGCTCCCGCCGGGTGTGGAGTACCACCGCGTGCTCGCCGGTGAGAAGCGCCGCATAGGGCGCGGCATCCTCGCGATCGTGCTCCTGGTGGCCGGGATGTTCGTCTTCAGCTTCATCATCGCCCAGGCGGCCGCTTCCATCGACACGCGGATGGGCAGGACCAATCCGACCCTGGGCGGCACCGACTTCACACCCCTGTACCAAGGCGCGGGTCTGTTCTCGGTCGCCCTGCTCATTCCGTGGAGCATGCTCATCCAGCGGTGGCTCTACGGCGTGCGGGGCGCCTCGATGCACTCCGTGGTATCGCGCTTCCGGTTGGACGTGTTCGGCCGGGCGCTTTTGTTCATCGGCCCCGTCTGGCTGGTCAATTCGGTCTTCCTGGCCGTCGCCATGCCCGGCAAGCAGACCTACTGGTCGTTCGCCGACCTGGTCGGCATGGTCGCCGTCACCCTCCTGCTGACGCCCGTGCAGGCGGCCGGCGAGGAGTACGGCTTTCGCGGACTCGTCTTCCGGGTCGCCGGGAGCTGGGGCCGCGGGCCGCGCACGGCGCTGATCATCGGCGTCCTCACCTCGAGCCTGGTGTTCATGGCCGTTCACCTCTCGACCGACCCGTGGCTCAACCTCTGGTACTTCACCCTCGGTGCCGGTCCGGCCGTCATCACCTGGCGCACCGGCGGCATCGAGACCGGGGTCGTCGTCCACGCGCTGAACAACACGCTCAGCCTCCTTCTCGCCACCGCCGTGCACGTCGACCTCGTCGCCCCTCTTCTGGACCGGTCGGCGGGTGCCGGGTCGCCCGCCCTGCTCATCCCCTGCCTCACCCTCGTCTCGATCACGGCGGTGGTGTGGCTGCGCACACGCACGACGGGACCCGCCCTGACCCCCGTGGACCCACGGTCCGTGCGGGTGTGA